A genomic stretch from Erysipelothrix sp. HDW6C includes:
- a CDS encoding MgtC/SapB family protein yields MLVQDVLIRLVLVSIFAGIIGYEREVNNSNAGLKTHMVVGVGATIVALIQQEISMHAIEIALQDPVIAGAIRSDPARLIAQVVSGIGFLGAGTIIVTKRNISGLTTAASIWSVACLGLALGMGYYEIAIPGFIFLFLILFITKKIVNLTFSEKLHIKYVDGEQTLTEIEDVFTAMGVTYSQVKYEVNMYGSERVYTSVFEVHGSRKFSFSDFVNTMSHKSTVISVQTTNLE; encoded by the coding sequence ATGCTTGTTCAAGACGTATTAATACGCCTTGTTTTAGTTAGCATCTTTGCGGGCATTATTGGTTATGAGCGCGAGGTAAATAACTCAAACGCAGGTTTGAAAACACATATGGTCGTTGGGGTTGGTGCAACAATTGTTGCCCTAATCCAACAAGAAATATCAATGCATGCAATTGAGATTGCATTGCAAGATCCTGTCATTGCTGGAGCCATTCGTTCTGATCCAGCCCGTCTGATTGCTCAAGTTGTCAGTGGTATTGGTTTCTTGGGAGCTGGAACAATTATCGTTACAAAACGTAATATATCTGGACTTACAACAGCGGCTTCGATTTGGTCGGTTGCATGTTTGGGATTGGCCCTCGGAATGGGGTACTATGAAATTGCAATTCCAGGGTTTATATTTTTGTTTTTAATTTTATTTATTACCAAGAAAATTGTTAATCTCACTTTTTCAGAAAAACTTCATATCAAGTATGTAGATGGTGAGCAAACCCTAACAGAAATTGAAGATGTATTTACAGCGATGGGGGTTACGTATTCACAGGTAAAATATGAAGTAAACATGTATGGTAGTGAGCGTGTTTACACTAGTGTGTTTGAAGTGCATGGCAGTAGGAAGTTCTCTTTTAGTGATTTCGTAAATACCATGTCTCATAAGAGTACTGTAATCAGTGTTCAAACAACAAATCTAGAATAG
- a CDS encoding GNAT family N-acetyltransferase, producing the protein MSIRKAVVNDAPRIHELLVQIANWHHELYPEYFDDGRAKYTVGEIESLIDELHIVMFVYEHESTIEGYCIGWYEDDIFFVDDLCVNEALRGQRIGHQLMEHLEQTVHAKEIRLNVWLRNTAAVRFYEREGYTPLKQVLVKKVGNTH; encoded by the coding sequence ATGAGTATACGAAAAGCGGTGGTCAATGATGCACCACGAATTCATGAATTATTAGTACAAATAGCCAATTGGCATCACGAACTGTATCCAGAGTATTTTGACGATGGACGGGCAAAATATACAGTAGGAGAAATTGAATCATTAATTGATGAACTGCATATTGTAATGTTTGTTTATGAGCATGAATCAACAATTGAAGGCTATTGCATTGGTTGGTATGAGGATGATATTTTCTTTGTCGATGATCTTTGTGTCAATGAAGCACTGCGTGGTCAGCGAATTGGTCATCAACTCATGGAACATCTAGAACAAACGGTACACGCCAAAGAAATTCGTTTGAATGTGTGGTTGCGCAATACCGCAGCTGTACGATTTTACGAAAGGGAAGGGTATAC